The nucleotide window GGTATGTTAGTGTCACGACGCCCTCTCTGCTCTATGGTTGGTTTCGCAACTACCAAATAGCAGGAGGACGTCGTACTGTCAAAAGTGGGTAAGACCCAGTCTCCAATCCCCTTGACACGGCCCCTGGCATGATGTAAGATTATGTTAGGTTTTGTGGCGCTGTGCGTTGCCGGCCGGTTCCGCGCCGGCATTCAAGCATGTGAGGAGGAATAGCCCATGACATATCGTGCGGGCAGGTGGGTCATCCTGGCCTTGGTGCTGACCGTCCTGATGGGGATGGTGGCGCCGGTGCAGGGCGCGCCGGCAGCCAGCGGCCAGGTGGTGCACGTGGTGCGCTGGGGCGAGACGCTGGAAGGCATCGCGGCTCGCTACGGCGTCAGCGTGTGGGCGATCGTGCAGGCCAACGGGCTGGCCAACCCGGATTATATTTATGTGGGCCAGACGTTGATCATCCCGGTGGCCGGCACGCCGGCGCCGGCCGGCGGCACCACCTACGTGGTGCAGTGGGGGGATTCCCTGAGCAGTATCGCCTACCGCTTCGGCACGACCGTGGAAGCGATCATGCTGGCCAACGGCCTCAGCAACCCCAATTTCATTTACGTCGGCCAGGTTCTGACGATCCCGGGCGCCGCCGGCACGCCCCCAACCCCTCCGCCACCCCCGCCGGCTCCCATGACGCGCTATGTGGTGCAGTGGGGGGATACGCTGAGCTCCATCGCCTACCGTTTCGGCACCACGGTAGAGGCCATTATGCAGGCCAATAACCTGGCCAACTCCTGGTACATTTACGTCGGCCAGGTACTGCTCATCCCCAGCGGGACGGCTCTGCCGCCCAGCATGCCGGCGGCCACCTATTACGTGGTCCAGCCGGGGGACACGCTGGCGCGCATCGCCCTGCGCTACGGCACCAGCGTATGGGCGCTGGTGCAGGCCAACAACCTGCCCAATCCATCGCTGATCTACCCCGGCCAGGTGCTGGTGATCCCCGGCCAGGTCTATCCGCCGGCGCCGTATCCTCCCACCTGGCCGCCGTACCCGACGCCGACGCCGGTATCCACCCCGCGCCCGCCGGTGGTCACGCGGCAGTGGGTGGGCCGCATCACCAGCAGTAACTGCACGGACCAGGACACCTGGGAGTTCCGCTCGGTCCTGCGGGTCTCGGTCATCGGCAAGAAGGGCCTGCCGGTGCGGGTTTCCACCGAGGGCTGGCAGACGGTCGGCCTGACCGGCACCAAGCCGGAGTATGGCGAGTACGCGGTGGAGTTCGCGCCCTTCAACCAGGGCACCTACACTGTGACACCGGAGGGGCTGGGCACCAGCATCCAGGTGCGGTTGGACGGCCGCTGTACGGCCTATGTGGAGTTTGCGCCGGTGGATGTGACGACCACGAACCCATAATTGGGGCGCTGGGTTTGTGGTAGGTTGCGTGCCTCCCGCCGGCTGGCCGGCGGGAGGCTTTTTTCACGCATCGCCGCCCGTTTGCCACCAGCGCCCCTGGACTGTGCACACCTCGGTCACGAAGGGCATTGATATCTTCGATTCGAACGAGGAATAGCCCCTCCCTGACCCTCCCCGCATGCGGGGAGGGATACCATTCTTCACCATTCCCCGCACCTTGCGACTTATCGGCCTCCTGTCCCCCTGCATGCGGGGGGACCACAGGGGGACTATCTACCCGCCAGACCCGCGTACCCTGACGGACACAATCGCCGCCGGCCGCCAAGGCATCATCGGGCCAACAATATAGCTCTTCTGGCGTCATAGCGAAGATGACAGGAAGCACTTTATCATTTTCCATTCGATGAGCTTCCA belongs to Anaerolineae bacterium and includes:
- a CDS encoding LysM peptidoglycan-binding domain-containing protein; translation: MTYRAGRWVILALVLTVLMGMVAPVQGAPAASGQVVHVVRWGETLEGIAARYGVSVWAIVQANGLANPDYIYVGQTLIIPVAGTPAPAGGTTYVVQWGDSLSSIAYRFGTTVEAIMLANGLSNPNFIYVGQVLTIPGAAGTPPTPPPPPPAPMTRYVVQWGDTLSSIAYRFGTTVEAIMQANNLANSWYIYVGQVLLIPSGTALPPSMPAATYYVVQPGDTLARIALRYGTSVWALVQANNLPNPSLIYPGQVLVIPGQVYPPAPYPPTWPPYPTPTPVSTPRPPVVTRQWVGRITSSNCTDQDTWEFRSVLRVSVIGKKGLPVRVSTEGWQTVGLTGTKPEYGEYAVEFAPFNQGTYTVTPEGLGTSIQVRLDGRCTAYVEFAPVDVTTTNP